One stretch of Salvelinus namaycush isolate Seneca unplaced genomic scaffold, SaNama_1.0 Scaffold445, whole genome shotgun sequence DNA includes these proteins:
- the LOC120041340 gene encoding zinc finger protein ZIC 4-like, which translates to MNMNALGSPVMDPTISKRNTALRLVDLVGAHHHHHHHHHTPQSVTGFPGFSSHPHSMAHSHPGEITAEPRLGPSPFGPEHMGHSAALKISPAHHYPHHHHHHNHHMAGHSEVVSSQTGSFGPVQAATVPYSMSHTAQTLSAAAGSYPGHYGHHPDAGSHALFSGLHHEQSSSGAPGGQAMNGQIRLGIPSEMYVRSDHLSQVASSRADPFSASTLHGYGGLNHLNMNLGAQHHGSGAFFRYMRQPIKQELICKWHEPELSPKKLCSKTYSTMHELVTHVTVDHVGGPEMANHICFWEECPREGKPFKAKYKLVNHIRVHTGEKPFPCPFPGCGKVFARSENLKIHKRTHTGEKPFKCEFDGCDRRFANSSDRKKHSHVHTSDKPYNCKVRGCDKSYTHPSSLRKHMKVHCKSPPPSSGYESSTPSLVSPSSDLGREPGSSSLSEPAASCQPANLREWYVCHSSGASGTQTPPSGSPSPDPGDEALYRHPEPRDAF; encoded by the exons ATGAACATGAATGCTTTGGGAAGCCCTGTGATGGACCCTACGATTTCCAAACGGAACACGGCGCTGAGATTAGTTGACTTGGTAGGGGcgcaccaccatcaccatcatcaccaccatacCCCTCAGAGCGTGACAGGCTTCCCGGGGTTCAGCAGCCATCCCCACTCAATGGCTCACTCGCACCCTGGGGAGATTACTGCGGAACCCCGCCTGGGGCCGAGTCCATTCGGGCCAGAACACATGGGGCACTCCGCGGCCCTCAAAATCAGCCCAGCCCATCATTAcccacaccaccatcaccaccacaatCATCATATGGCAGGCCACAGTGAAGTGGTCTCCAGTCAAACGGGATCTTTTGGCCCGGTGCAGGCGGCAACCGTCCCTTATTCCATGTCCCACACGGCCCAGACGTTATCCGCAGCCGCAG GTAGCTATCCGGGACACTACGGCCATCACCCTGATGCTGGTAGCCATGCCCTCTTCTCCGGACTCCACCATGAGCAGTCATCTAGCGGAGCACCAGGTGGCCAAGCCATGAATGGACAAATAAGGTTAGGAATACCTAGCGAAATGTACGTTAGGTCTGATCACTTGAGTCAAGTGGCGAGCTCCAGGGCTGATCCGTTCTCCGCCTCGACATTACATGGCTACGGCGGTCTGAACCACCTGAACATGAACCTCGGAGCCCAGCATCACGGATCCGGTGCATTCTTCCGCTACATGAGGCAACCGATAAAGCAAGAACTCATCTGCAAGTGGCACGAACCGGAACTGTCGCCGAAGAAACTCTGCTCGAAAACTTACAGCACGATGCACGAGCTGGTAACTCATGTAACGGTTGATCACGTCGGTGGCCCGGAGATGGCTAACCATATCTGCTTCTGGGAAGAATGTCCCAGAGAAGGAAAACCTTTTAAAGCCAAGTACAAACTTGTAAATCATATCAGAgtacacaccggagagaaaccatTTCCATGTCCCTTCCCCGGCTGTGGAAAAGTATTTGCTCGATCGGAGAATCTGAAGATCCACAAGAGGACTCACACAG GTGAGAAGCCCTTCAAATGTGAGTTTGACGGCTGTGACCGACGTTTCGCCAACAGCAGTGACCGGAAGAAGCACTCCCACGTGCACACCAGCGATAAGCCCTACAACTGCAAAGTGAGAGGCTGTGACAAATCCTACACACACCCCAGCTCGCTCCGAAAACACATGAAAGTCCACTGCAAGTCTCCACCACCGAGCTCTGGCTACGAGTCATCAACCCCGTCATTGGTGTCCCCATCATCGGACTTAGGCCGAGAGCCAGGGTCCTCGTCGCTCTCGGAACCAGCAGCCTCGTGCCAGCCCGCCAATTTAAGAGAGTGGTACGTCTGTCATAGTTCGGGTGCCAGCGGCACTCAGACACCCCCCAGCGGCTCCCCCAGCCCTGATCCCGGGGATGAGGCACTCTACAGACACCCAGAGCCAAGGGACGCGTTCTAA
- the LOC120041341 gene encoding zinc finger protein ZIC 1, which translates to MLLDAGPQYPTIGVTTFGSSRHHSTGEVTEREVALGINPFADGMGAFKINHSSHDLGSGQTAFSSQAPGYAAAALGHHHHPTHVSSYSTAAFNSTRDFLFRNRGFGDATSAQHSLFASAAGSFAGPHGHSDAAGHLLFPGLHEQAASHASSNVVNSQMRLGFTGDMYGRADQYGHVTSPRSDHYASSQLHGYGPMNMNMAAHHGAGAFFRYMRQPIKQELICKWVEPEQLSNPKKACNKTFSTMHELVTHLTVEHVGGPEQSNHICFWEECVREGKPFKAKYKLVNHIRVHTGEKPFPCPFPGCGKVFARSENLKIHKRTHTGEKPFKCEFEGCDRRFANSSDRKKHMHVHTSDKPYLCKQCDKSYTHPSSLRKHMKVHEATTQGPQPSPAASSGYESSTPPTIVSPSTDNQNSSSISPAASTVHHTTSHHTTLSSNFNEWYV; encoded by the exons ATGCTTCTGGATGCAGGACCCCAGTACCCCACCATAGGAGTCACTACGTTCGGCTCCTCGAGACATCACTCAACAGGCGAAGTCACAGAAAGAGAAGTGGCTTTGGGGATAAATCCGTTCGCAGACGGGATGGGAGCTTTTAAAATCAACCACAGCTCCCACGACCTGGGCTCCGGCCAGACGGCGTTCTCCTCCCAGGCTCCCGGCTACGCTGCTGCCGCCCTGGGTCACCACCACCACCCGACGCACGTCAGCTCCTACTCCACCGCAGCATTCAACTCCACCCGGGACTTTCTCTTCAGAAACCGGGGCTTCGGGGATGCCACCAGCGCGCAGCACAGCCTGTTCGCCTCGGCAGCGGGAAGTTTTGCAGGGCCACATGGACACTCTGATGCCGCGGGGCACCTGCTCTTCCCGGGACTCCACGAGCAAGCCGCAAGTCATGCATCATCAAATGTCGTCAACAGCCAGATGCGCCTTGGCTTTACCGGGGACATGTACGGCCGGGCTGACCAGTACGGCCACGTTACGAGCCCCCGATCCGACCACTACGCCTCGTCCCAGCTGCATGGCTATGGTCCTATGAACATGAACATGGCGGCTCACCACGGGGCAGGGGCCTTCTTCCGATACATGAGGCAGCCCATCAAACAGGAGCTCATCTGTAAGTGGGTCGAGCCCGAACAGTTGTCGAACCCCAAAAAGGCTTGCAACAAAACGTTCAGCACGATGCACGAGCTTGTGACCCACCTGACAGTGGAGCATGTGGGGGGACCGGAGCAGTCGAACCATATTTGCTTTTGGGAAGAGTGCGTCCGAGAAGGAAAACCATTCAAAGCCAAATACAAACTGGTAAATCATATCAGAGtgcacaccggagagaaaccatTCCCATGTCCCTTCCCCGGGTGTGGAAAAGTGTTTGCCCGATCGGAAAACCTGAAGATCCACAAAAGGACTCACACTG GTGAGAAGCCTTTCAAGTGTGAGTTTGAGGGCTGCGACAGGCGGTTTGCGAACAGCAGCGACCGGAAGAAACACATGCACGTCCATACGTCTGACAAGCCTTATCTCTGCAAGCAATGCGACAAGTCCTACACACATCCAAGCTCTCTGCGGAAACACATGAAG GTTCACGAGGCCACCACGCAAGGACCCCAACCGTCACCAGCGGCCAGTTCCGGGTACGAGTCGTCCACGCCGCCCACCATCGTGTCCCCGTCCACAGATAACCAGAATTCCAGTTCCATCTCACCGGCAGCATCGACAGTACACCACACGACCAGTCACCACACCACGCTGTCGTCAAATTTTAATGAATGGTACGTGTAA